From Anopheles darlingi chromosome 2, idAnoDarlMG_H_01, whole genome shotgun sequence, the proteins below share one genomic window:
- the LOC125951053 gene encoding transcription factor SPT20 homolog, producing the protein MDTPSAETEPDYLESDKTRLSLAEDFPNFRDFQVVKMVQHFRVITDGSEERLRLGFKCKTCGECFNKTMALLGHIRVHFEKDHTCSVCGKYFFDPAKLATHFKAKHAVNTIKCQLGCGKYATTNFKSLQVHYEQYHYVKIRMQEVRKMDEAIRSGGAVMTELVNTPPKHRRPIKKTRIIRKVGNEQGEDSLDTSVVEQEDAQSEEYGMNADGFIEEGMVCDQMQCCVCGAIFGNDQQLALHESTHTNPFECSFCETEFSELEEIREHYHSKHRTDSGAKQFVITSVPQQEVTQQPIMSHQVIQNHTVQQQQPQQQQQQQQQQQQHQQQQQIQQQQQQQQQQQQQHQQQQQQQQQQHQQQQQQQQQIQQQQQLQQQQLHHQQQLQLQQQQQQQQHIHPITPTAQFISNQNPSGMTTMLVMQNGMFIPVHTIDSSQLAAVNPFQQANITQIGQNPITWPITATPITANHHPQPQAILPPVHNQIEIIPLHGPAPAPQHASPALNTVCIAPQHLQQVSHPHTIGNVISGAAPGSGGSFVINSIASIDPAYLKQVDPAQHQQQQQQQQQAQHPQFHT; encoded by the exons ATGGATACCCCTAGCGCGGAGACTGAGCCGGACTATCTCGAGTCGGACAAAACGCGGCTCTCGCTGGCGGAAGATTTTCCCAACTTCCGCGACTTTCAGGTAGTGAAGATGGTTCAACACTTTCGAGTGATCACGGACGGGTCGGAAGAGCGGCTGCGGCTCGGCTTTAAATGCAAAACGTGCGGCGAATGTTTCAACAAAACCATGGCCCTGTTGGGTCACATACGAGTGCACTTCGAGAAAGATCACACGTGCAGCGTGTGTGGCAAGTATTTCTTCGATCCGGCCAAACTCGCGACCCACTTCAA AGCCAAACACGCGGTGAATACGATAAAATGCCAGCTCGGGTGTGGGAAGTACGCAACGACCAATTTCAAGAGCTTGCAGGTGCACTACGAGCAGTACCACTACGTGAAGATCCGGATGCAGGAAGTTCGCAAAATGGACGAAGCCATACGAAGTGGCGGAGCGGTCATGACGGAGCTCGTCAACACGCCTCCGAAGCATCGCCGACCTATTAAAAAGACCCGTATTATTCGTAAAGTAGGTAACGAACAGGGGGAAGACTCACTGGACACTTCGGTAGTGGAACAGGAGGATGCACAAAGCGAGGAGTACGGTATGAATGCTGACGGTTTCATCGAGGAAGGAATGGTTTGTGACCAAATGCAGTGCTGTGTCTGTGGTGCAATATTTGGCAACGATCAGCAGCTGGCTCTGCACGAAAGCACTCACACCAACCCGTTCGAATGCAGTTTCTGTGAAACGGAGTTCAGTGAGCTGGAAGAAATACGCGAACACTATCATAGTAAGCATCGAACGGATAGTGGAGCCAAACAGTTTGTTATCACCAGCGTGCCGCAGCAAGAAGTCACACAGCAACCCATAATGTCACACCAAGTCATCCAAAACCATACagttcagcaacaacaaccacagcaacaacaacagcaacagcagcaacagcagcagcatcaacaacagcagcagatacaacagcaacaacagcagcagcagcaacagcaacagcagcatcaacagcagcagcagcaacagcaacagcagcatcaacagcagcagcagcaacagcagcagatacagcagcagcaacaacttcaacaacagcaactgcatcatcagcaacagttacagttacagcaacagcaacaacaacagcagcatataCACCCGATAACTCCAACGGCACAGTTCATATCGAACCAAAACCCGAGTGGCATGACTacgatgctggtgatgcagAACGGGATGTTTATTCCTGTGCATACCATCGATAGCTCCCAACTGGCAGCGGTTAACCCCTTCCAGCAAGCCAACATCACTCAGATTGGACAAAATCCGATCACGTGGCCTATAACTGCCACACCGATCACTGCTAATCATCACCCTCAGCCACAGGCAATACTGCCCCCGGTGCATAACCAGATAGAAATAATTCCGCTTCATGGTCCTGCACCGGCACCGCAGCATGCAAGCCCCGCACTGAACACCGTCTGTATAGCACCACAGCATCTGCAGCAAGTTAGTCATCCACATACAATCGGTAATGTTATCTCTGGCGCGGCTCCGGGTAGCGGTGGTAGTTTTGTTATAAACTCGATAGCATCAATTGATCCTGCATATCTGAAACAAGTCGATCcggcacagcatcagcagcagcaacagcaacagcaacaagcgcaGCATCCACAGTTTCACACGTAG
- the LOC125951436 gene encoding zinc finger protein 569-like: MSDTSKLPPPMYYYVQASSAGDGEDDEDLFDSSGTLITSEYLNDTVAKSLSDKYTVLYDSNDCPIYKCHECDTILRSTGHLVGHIAVHTGENPYSCNLCKRAFSNSTRLKLHLKVHCIIKSNTGLTVTRIRKPSPTRITITTGSDQESPPSPSETDPDRTFSCIECNESLPKDKLYHHMKQHLMEKNIFDKKGHDCLRCGVSFDKSTSLLRHAEECTGESGFDVGCDSIKVTSEVELVPIRRTEPTGDTNPIDANPILSGLLLREQCPPGSTLTLTATNETEQQPPASEKQSTETTGSQSTKGVKSDAGFVISSVASVDEQFLENLAQMELQSRTPELEEMEEPALDPALAHDDSLLICTICGRSFEEPFGLRQHLRIRHSDKKPFKCPECKKRFTEERIMLIHLRVHVSSQAFICIVCYKTFTRAAALNGHLSCHSHESINCIECSAVTISVQKYARHIDAKHPKFHERLQAIRIKRPEYERSLLLRRMLEQSIGVIVQSTEALQQNATDRP; this comes from the coding sequence ATGAGCGATACCAGTAAGTTACCACCGCCAATGTATTATTACGTGCAGGCCTCCAGCGCCGGAGACggagaggacgacgaggattTATTCGATTCCAGCGGAACTCTCATCACATCCGAGTATCTGAACGACACCGTGGCCAAATCGCTCTCCGATAAGTATACCGTGCTGTACGACTCCAACGACTGCCCCATCTACAAGTGCCATGAGTGCGATACCATTCTGCGCAGCACGGGACATCTGGTTGGCCACATCGCCGTTCACACGGGGGAGAATCCGTACAGCTGCAACCTCTGCAAACGCGCCTTTTCCAACTCTACCCGGCTAAAGCTACACCTGAAGGTTCACTGTATCATCAAATCCAATACCGGCTTGACGGTGACTCGCATCCGGAAGCCGTCGCCAACGAGGATCACAATCACGACAGGATCGGACCAGGaatcaccaccgtcaccgagcgAGACCGACCCGGATCGCACGTTTAGCTGTATCGAATGTAACGAGAGTTTACCGAAGGACAAGCTCTACCACCATATGAAGCAGCATTTGATGgagaaaaacattttcgaTAAGAAAGGACACGACTGCTTACGATGTGGCGTGTCGTTTGATAAAAGCACCAGTCTATTACGCCATGCCGAAGAGTGCACAGGAGAAAGCGGGTTTGATGTGGGTTGCGATTCGATCAAGGTAACCTCCGAGGTGGAACTAGTACCGATCCGTAGGACAGAACCCACCGGGGACACAAATCCTATCGATGCCAATCCGATTCTTTCCGGATTGCTATTGCGAGAGCAGTGTCCCCCAGGAAGCACATTAACGCTAACTGCCACCAACGAGACCGAACAACAGCCTCCAGCTAGTGAAAAACAGTCCACCGAAACAACAGGCAGCCAGAGCACAAAGGGAGTTAAATCCGATGCAGGTTTCGTGATCAGCTCGGTGGCCAGCGTAGATGAgcagtttttggaaaacctCGCACAAATGGAGCTACAATCGCGCACTCCGGAGTTGGAAGAAATGGAGGAACCCGCACTGGATCCAGCCTTAGCACACGACGATAGCCTTCTGATTTGTACGATTTGTGGCCGGTCGTTTGAGGAACCGTTTGGCTTACGGCAGCATTTACGCATTCGGCATTCCgacaaaaaaccattcaaatgTCCGGAGTGCAAGAAACGGTTCACGGAAGAGCGCATTATGCTGATACATTTGCGCGTACACGTCAGCAGCCAGGCCTTTATTTGCATCGTATGCTACAAAACGTTCACCCGGGCCGCCGCATTGAATGGCCACCTATCGTGCCATTCGCACGAATCGATCAACTGCATCGAGTGTTCCGCTGTTACGATAAGCGTGCAAAAGTACGCTCGCCACATTGACGCTAAACATCCCAAGTTCCACGAGCGGCTTCAAGCTATCAGGATTAAACGACCAGAGTACGAACGTTCCTTACTCTTGCGACGAATGCTGGAACAGAGCATCGGGGTGATCGTTCAATCAACTGAAGCTCTTCAGCAGAATGCAACCGACCGGCCATAG
- the LOC125959102 gene encoding peptidyl-prolyl cis-trans isomerase sig-7 gives MSVVIETTIGDITVDLFVKERPQAALNFLKLCKMKFYNYNLFHTIQQNFIAQTGDPTGNGDGGCSVWGLTEGSDKRYFTGESVPKIKHSEPGLLSMVSAGEHLIGSQFFFTLGADLSSLDGQHIVIGEVMEGHEVVRKLNEVICDERHRPFKDVRITHTVVLDDPFDDPSGLRPPSRSPSPSAERLQGGRIAADEEIDDLDGKTEQEIAEMIAEREAKARATILEIVGDIPDADIAPPENVLFVCKLNPVTADSDLQIIFSRFGKIVGCEVIRDKVTGDSLQYAFIEFEDKKSCETAYFKMDNVLIDDRRIHVDFSQSVSKIKWRGKGRGIEFADGADRRSFKDHNRSKQSHNNSNNNNNNGSKRQAAASPKQREREVSRSRSRHSRASRSKSRSVSGSRSGSRSRSRSRSRSRSRSRSSKRRSRSRSQRRQHSPVRNRDRDRDRDRDRERDRERDRERERDRDRDRDRNRDRERERKRNESPRRTGGNNRSRKANLTNRNSAYLEQRNGRDIRINQGKVDYKNRPYPNSFIQRNAPKDKSAAAATSRNRGGGGGGAGAGAPAGGKRQDLLPPRRRSRSRSPRDRRGARRSRSRSRSQHRRRSPSRDRRQRSSSRDRNGRNRQHSEPRSPVRPNPHRGPPAGTTARMSQQSAPKSFSQLEKDTRPGPAKRRSASTGSSSPSGRVQKKKQRRNSSSASSDSDSDSNSSSAGSESSEGRAKKRKKKSSKKKSKTKSHRKRRSSGSSDDGKQRKRKSKGKRKKKKQ, from the coding sequence ATGTCGGTCGTCATCGAAACCACAATCGGCGATATCACCGTGGACCTGTTCGTGAAGGAGCGTCCTCAGGCCGCGCTCAACTTCCTGAAGCTGTGCAAGATGAAGTTCTACAACTACAACCTCTTCCACACGATCCAGCAGAACTTTATCGCCCAAACCGGTGACCCGACCGgtaacggcgacggcggttgCTCGGTCTGGGGTCTCACTGAGGGCAGCGACAAGCGGTACTTTACCGGCGAGAGCGTACCGAAGATCAAGCATTCCGAGCCGGGACTGCTGTCGATGGTGAGTGCGGGCGAACATCTAATTGGCTCGCAGTTCTTCTTCACCCTCGGTGCGGACCTTTCGTCACTCGATGGCCAACATATCGTCATCGGAGAGGTGATGGAGGGGCACGAGGTGGTACGCAAGCTGAATGAGGTGATCTGCGACGAACGGCACCGACCGTTCAAGGACGTGCGCATCACGCATACTGTCGTGCTGGACGATCCGTTCGATGATCCGAGTGGTTTACGGCCGCCGAGTcgttcaccgtcaccgtccgcCGAACGCCTTCAAGGTGGGCGGATCGCGGCCGACGAAGAGATTGACGATCTGGACGGCAAGACCGAGCAGGAGATTGCGGAAATGATTGCCGAGCGTGAGGCGAAGGCGAGGGCCACCATTCTGGAGATTGTCGGTGACATCCCGGATGCGGACATTGCACCACCCGAGAACGTGCTGTTCGTGTGCAAGCTTAACCCGGTCACGGCGGACAGCGATTTGCAGATCATATTCAGCCGCTTCGGCAAGATCGTTGGCTGTGAAGTGATCCGCGATAAGGTGACGGGCGATTCGTTGCAGTACGCGTTCATCGAGTTCGAGGATAAAAAGTCCTGCGAGACGGCCTACTTCAAGATGGACAATgtgctgatcgatgatcggcGCATTCACGTTGACTTTTCGCAATCCGTTTCGAAGATCAAGTGGCGAGGAAAGGGTCGCGGCATCGAATTCGCCGATGGGGCCGATCGGCGCtccttcaaggatcacaaccGGTCGAAGCAGTCTCataacaatagcaacaacaacaacaacaatggcagcAAACGACAGGCGGCAGCGTCTCCGAAGCAGCGTGAACGTGAAGTATCCCGTTCCCGGTCGCGTCACTCACGCGCTTCTCGGTCGAAATCACGCTCGGTTTCAGGATCTCGTTCCGGATCTCGTTCCCGTTCTCGGTCTCGTTCCCGCTCTCGCTCGAGATCTCGTTCCTCAAAGCGTCGCTCTCGTTCCAGATCGCAACGACGTCAACATTCACCGGTACGCAACCGTGACCGAGATCGGGACCGCGACCGGGATCGCGAGCGGGACCGGGAACGTGATCGTGAGCGGGAAcgcgatcgggatcgggatcgcgaTCGTAATCGGGATCGCGAACGAGAACGGAAGCGCAACGAATCACCACGCCGCACCGGGGGAAACAATCGTAGCCGGAAGGCGAACTTGACGAACCGAAACTCGGCCTATCTGGAGCAACGGAATGGCCGAGACATACGGATCAATCAGGGCAAGGTGGACTACAAAAACCGTCCCTATCCGAACAGCTTCATTCAGCGAAATGCTCCGAAAGATAAGTCAGCGGCCGCCGCAACATCACGGAAtcggggtggcggtggtggcggtgccggaGCAGGTGCTCCTGCCGGTGGCAAACGACAGGACCTTCTTCCACCTCGCCGTCGTTCGCGATCACGGTCACCGCGTGATCGTCGCGGAGCACGACGTTCCCGGAGTCGCTCTCGCTCCCAACACCGACGTCGAAGCCCCTCACGTGACAGAAGACAGCGGTCATCGTCGAGGGATCGGAATGGGCGCAATCGGCAGCACTCGGAGCCGCGTAGCCCCGTGCGCCCCAATCCACACCGAGGCCCGCCCGCCGGTACAACGGCCCGGATGAGTCAACAATCGGCCCCGAAATCCTTTAGCCAATTAGAAAAGGATACCCGTCCCGGACCGGCCAAGCGACGCTCGGCTAGCACCGGATCATCTTCGCCCTCTGGTCGCGtccaaaagaagaagcaacgccGGAACTCCTCTTCGGCgtcctcggactcggactcggacagCAACTCATCGTCGGCAGGCTCTGAATCGTCGGAGGGACGAgcgaagaagcggaaaaagaAATCGTCGAAAAAGAAGTCGAAAACCAAGAGCCACCGTAAGCGCCGGAGTTCCGGCTCGTCGGACGACGGCAAacagcggaagcggaagtcgAAGGGCaagcggaagaaaaagaagcagtaA